One genomic window of Amyelois transitella isolate CPQ chromosome 8, ilAmyTran1.1, whole genome shotgun sequence includes the following:
- the LOC106136723 gene encoding threonine aspartase 1 isoform X2 — MALSPYIVVGAGYHSDSLKKDYQRTCYSACRSASEALKNGGNAIDAVEKAIIELENSPLTNAGFGSNLSWSGLVECDASLMNGQTLHFGACGAVSNVWNPITLAKHLCIKQCDNLSLGRVPPCILTGKGARSWAERMGLEIVDDKKMISARSYRNYKHCKRKLKRYSIQNDIKFSPLDTVGAICVDSNGVVAAGASSGGVSLKHEGRVGQAASFGSGVWAVMSRDGKKPSVAACTSGCGEHLIRTELAKNAAESLLSSSPTLGLDKCFKENFIESPFLWDVPERLGGALALRFDAEVGEGELLWGHTTKTMCIGYMSTDNAKPKCIISHLPPKVEPGQKAVVSGQSFIVPIQQCPVVTWEIKTELNCNGSL; from the exons ATGGCTTTATCGCCGTACATTGTGGtag gAGCCGGTTACCATAGTGATTCTTTGAAGAAAGACTATCAGAGGACATGTTATTCTGCATGCCGTAGCGCTTCCGAAGCATTGAAGAACGGAGGAAATGCCATAGATGCTGTAGAAAAAGCAatcatag AATTAGAGAATAGCCCACTGACAAATGCAGGCTTTGGATCTAATTTGAGTTGGAGTGGGTTGGTGGAATGTGATGCTTCACTTATGAATGGTCAAACTTTACATTTTGGTGCATGTGGAGCCGTGTCCAATGTATGGAACCCAATTACCTTAGCAAAACACCTGTGTATCAAACAGTGTGATAACTTATCGCTTGGTCGTGTGCCACCATGCATTCTCACTGGGAAAGGTGCTAGATCCTGGGCAGAACGGATGGGTTTGGAGATTGTTGATGATAAGAAAATGATCTCAGCACGTTCATATAGAAATTACAAACATTGTAAAAGAAAGTTAAAAAGGTATTCAATACAGAATGATATTAAGTTCAGCCCATTGGATACTGTTGGGGCCATATGTGTAGATTCAAATGGTGTAGTGGCTGCTGGTGCCAGTTCAGGTGGAGTTTCCTTAAAACATGAAGGAAGAGTAGGTCAGGCAGCCTCATTTGGCAGTGGAGTGTGGGCTGTGATGAGCAGAGATGGTAAGAAGCCATCAGTAGCTGCCTGTACATCAGGCTGTGGTGAACATTTGATTCGTACAGAGTTGGCAAAGAATGCAGCAGAAAGTTTGTTATCATCATCTCCAACATTAGGACTAGATAAATGCTTCAAAGAGAATTTCATTGAGTCTCCATTTTTGTGGGATGTCCCTGAGCGTCTTGGTGGTGCATTAGCTCTGAGATTTGATGCAGAAGTTGGAGAAGGAGAGTTGTTGTGGGGCCACACAACTAAGACCATGTGCATTGGGTATATGTCAACAGATAATGCTAAACCAAag TGTATAATTTCACACCTTCCTCCTAAAGTGGAACCCGGACAAAAGGCAGTAGTGTCAGGGCAATCATTCATTGTTCCCATTCAACAGTGTCCTGTCGTCACATGGGAAATCAAGACTGAATTAAACTGCAATGGATCTCTTTGA
- the LOC106136723 gene encoding threonine aspartase 1 isoform X1, translated as MNGFIAVHCGAGYHSDSLKKDYQRTCYSACRSASEALKNGGNAIDAVEKAIIELENSPLTNAGFGSNLSWSGLVECDASLMNGQTLHFGACGAVSNVWNPITLAKHLCIKQCDNLSLGRVPPCILTGKGARSWAERMGLEIVDDKKMISARSYRNYKHCKRKLKRYSIQNDIKFSPLDTVGAICVDSNGVVAAGASSGGVSLKHEGRVGQAASFGSGVWAVMSRDGKKPSVAACTSGCGEHLIRTELAKNAAESLLSSSPTLGLDKCFKENFIESPFLWDVPERLGGALALRFDAEVGEGELLWGHTTKTMCIGYMSTDNAKPKCIISHLPPKVEPGQKAVVSGQSFIVPIQQCPVVTWEIKTELNCNGSL; from the exons ATGAATGGCTTTATCGCCGTACATTGTG gAGCCGGTTACCATAGTGATTCTTTGAAGAAAGACTATCAGAGGACATGTTATTCTGCATGCCGTAGCGCTTCCGAAGCATTGAAGAACGGAGGAAATGCCATAGATGCTGTAGAAAAAGCAatcatag AATTAGAGAATAGCCCACTGACAAATGCAGGCTTTGGATCTAATTTGAGTTGGAGTGGGTTGGTGGAATGTGATGCTTCACTTATGAATGGTCAAACTTTACATTTTGGTGCATGTGGAGCCGTGTCCAATGTATGGAACCCAATTACCTTAGCAAAACACCTGTGTATCAAACAGTGTGATAACTTATCGCTTGGTCGTGTGCCACCATGCATTCTCACTGGGAAAGGTGCTAGATCCTGGGCAGAACGGATGGGTTTGGAGATTGTTGATGATAAGAAAATGATCTCAGCACGTTCATATAGAAATTACAAACATTGTAAAAGAAAGTTAAAAAGGTATTCAATACAGAATGATATTAAGTTCAGCCCATTGGATACTGTTGGGGCCATATGTGTAGATTCAAATGGTGTAGTGGCTGCTGGTGCCAGTTCAGGTGGAGTTTCCTTAAAACATGAAGGAAGAGTAGGTCAGGCAGCCTCATTTGGCAGTGGAGTGTGGGCTGTGATGAGCAGAGATGGTAAGAAGCCATCAGTAGCTGCCTGTACATCAGGCTGTGGTGAACATTTGATTCGTACAGAGTTGGCAAAGAATGCAGCAGAAAGTTTGTTATCATCATCTCCAACATTAGGACTAGATAAATGCTTCAAAGAGAATTTCATTGAGTCTCCATTTTTGTGGGATGTCCCTGAGCGTCTTGGTGGTGCATTAGCTCTGAGATTTGATGCAGAAGTTGGAGAAGGAGAGTTGTTGTGGGGCCACACAACTAAGACCATGTGCATTGGGTATATGTCAACAGATAATGCTAAACCAAag TGTATAATTTCACACCTTCCTCCTAAAGTGGAACCCGGACAAAAGGCAGTAGTGTCAGGGCAATCATTCATTGTTCCCATTCAACAGTGTCCTGTCGTCACATGGGAAATCAAGACTGAATTAAACTGCAATGGATCTCTTTGA
- the LOC106136715 gene encoding protein Daple encodes MAASASEIEDFLSGPLVSWLKSCLPNPDLVTEYQSLFDGDILHQLYLQIDPEPSFHITKLAGLEDQALILGQIKNFDAIVKNVKTLYEEELGMTLLVVPECICMGKTPESREGLENMKLLILLLLGAAVQCPNKELFITQIKELDVELQHNIVECIKQVTDMQTVVLTPDAIDLFQSPTLFNHMRRLAKERDHYLLNWASLVLNEGLCDTDNENKQAKSRSTQNVNQNNGESQHLAVELADWKARLRKQRQELEEKSEQLSECREELEHTKLVLNKLRADSQEWFNEARKSAGYRDEVDALREKAERCDRLEQEMQRYRDRLADAEYYKTRVMELREDNKALMETRDALEEQLQRARKRAEQCLTLEAAMIKLKREANDIALERDADQQKIQELIEENNHLQYITKSVLSESNNSNLDTDNECESTLESGENSLSEQLTSNAQARALKLELENKRLLSTIDNLREQSLLESSDKLLELEKEKKKLSLKWEQLQENCNRLMQQNSELEDVFKNALEENRKLQDSLDSQKAFIDRQSIDRESEKNKLQDFEKHLESLTKDKQRIQMLCDSIQRRADDLEKTLDARTKELNILKPEADKVTALIIQTEELKTKLTYSEKEAHNLQREVNKLREAIEEKDVILDKISTEIELKKKEIERLTREIEIGQNTIHKLQDLEQKAQELKSQKKVDSETIQTLQKDLISEKVNFDRLRNCMEKIGISVSEIISKEVSVEDLLEKIITNADHEGLISEIAAKANLMKLVPCSCDVKEKLDDINESLVNPQIEQLTSDLAALQASLENSQAENAKLQVNIATLNSQNGSLISQQMTLQLANSQLAAEKEEVIKQLDVLKDKQDNLLRDQVALQTLHEQLNSEYELLLSEREPVKISLRDIKLENRELKEKIEIAEKRLADFEMERENLKIESRNLTNLRAEHSKLKDDFRNLFTASDRLKNEYRNMQEEYRNLRSEVTQLKLRNTEMSGDINTKLEIITSMELEINKTNQHCEMLVQMNKSLDADRRSLMDHVSQLLTQYHELLAHSLKDKQHYHEEEKMFADKVNALCRQKEKLEEKIMEHYKKLDNCTTKRRGFGASFVKRVRKAGTDLINKVPSRNNKRIDDANRSKSQLTLAGSESGESDPGSQDIEKVSKTSDQDPGSSNPSVESPRHSSDSSFSRRFEEKLLKKSDNADISGSIPSLDSRLTNENSFVRRLSTTSMHSGGGDDALIRASLRRRPHKNLPSSHRNSYQGLEGDTGLPAVSTPSPVFGTAGTRRTVYVADDNPDVTLNSKPQSTPIKENPTYLVYNRISTVIGDGACQNINNSSSDLQRNASDHSRAVDDNIQDSEIRHDRRAPSRNEKERDNSKESAIWYEYGCV; translated from the exons ATGGCCGCGTCGGCCTCTGAAATAGAAGACTTCTTGAGTGGGCCCCTAGTTTCGTGG CTGAAATCATGCCTTCCAAATCCAGACCTTGTCACAGAATATCAATCCCTCTTCGATGGCGATATCTTGCACCAACTGTACCTTCAGATAGACCCCGAACCATCGTTTCACATCACAAAACTAGCTGGTTTGGAAGACCAAGCTCTTATACTTGGTCAGATCAAAAACTTTGATGCTATAgtgaaaaatgttaaaacattGTATGAGGAAGAACTGGGTATGACTTTACTTGTTGTCCCAGAGTGTATTTGTATGGGGAAAACTCCTGAGTCACGGGAAGGTTTAGAAAATATGAAGCTTCTAATACTACTTCTGTTAGGAGCAGCTGTTCAGTGTCCAAATAAAGAGTTGTTTATAACACAAATCAAGGAGTTGGATGTGGAACTACAGCACAACATTGTGGAATGCATCAAACAG gtgACCGACATGCAAACCGTTGTGCTTACACCAGACGCGATAGACCTTTTTCAGTCGCCGACTCTGTTCAATCACATGCGGCGATTGGCCAAGGAGAGAGACCATTACTTGTTAAACTGGGCCTCTTTGGTCCTGAACGAGGGTTTGTGCGACACTGATAACGAGAACAAGCAAGCAAAGAGTCGCTCGACGCAGAATGTCAATCAGAATAATGGGGAGAGTCAACATCTGGCAGTGGAATTGGCTGATTGGAAGGCGCGACTGCGAAAGCAAAGACAGGAATT GGAAGAAAAATCAGAGCAATTGTCAGAATGTCGTGAGGAACTGGAACACACTAAACTGGTCTTGAACAAACTTCGGGCCGACAGTCAGGAATGGTTCAACGAAGCGAGGAAATCTGCAGGATACAGAGATGAAGTTGATGCACTCAGGGAGAAAGCAGAAAGATgtgatag ATTAGAGCAGGAGATGCAACGCTACCGCGATCGTCTCGCTGATGCGGAGTATTATAAGACAAGAGTAATGGAGCTGAGAGAAGACAATAAAGCACTAATGGAAACCAGAGATGCCTTAGAGGAACAATTGCAAAGGGCGCGGAAGCGGGCAGAACAATGCCTGACATTGGAAGCCGCCATGATTAAGTTGAAAAGAGAAGCCAATGATATAGCTTTG GAAAGGGATGCAGATCAACAAAAGATTCAGGAgcttattgaagaaaataatcatttacaGTATATTACTAAATCTGTACTTAGTGAGAGCAACAATAGCAACTTAGATACTGATAATGAATGCGAGAGCACTCTAGAATCTGGTGAAAATAGTTTATCTGAGCAACTCACAAGCAATGCACAAGCAAGGGCCCTAAAACTTGAATTAGAAAACAAAAGGTTATTGTCCACCATTGATAACTTGAGAGAACAGTCTCTGCTAGAAAGCAGTGATAAATTATTggaattagaaaaagaaaagaaaaagttaagTTTGAAATGGGAGCAATTACAAGAGAATTGTAATAGGTTAATGCAACAAAATTCTGAGTTGGAAGATGTTTTCAAAAATGCGTTGGAAGAAAATAGGAAATTACAAGACTCATTGGATAGTCAAAAAGCATTTATAGATCGGCAGTCTATTGATAGAGAAtcagagaaaaataaactacaagACTTTGAAAAGCATTTAGAGTCTTTGACCAAAGATAAACAACGAATTCAAATGTTATGCGATTCGATACAAAGGAGAGCTGATGATTTAGAAAAAACATTGGATGCGAGGACGAAAgaattaaacattttgaaaccAGAAGCCGATAAAGTAACAGCATTAATAATACAAACTGAAGAgctaaaaactaaattaacttACAGCGAAAAGGAAGCACATAACCTTCAAAgagaagtaaataaattaagagaaGCAATAGAAGAAAAGGATGTAATACTTGATAAAATTTCAACAGAAATTGAgttgaagaaaaaagaaatagaaagaCTTACCAGAGAAATAGAAATTGGTCAAAACACTATTCATAAACTTCAAGATTTAGAACAAAAAGCTCAAGAATTAAAATCGCAAAAGAAAGTAGATTCTGAAACTAtacaaacattacaaaaagatttaatttcCGAAAAAGTTAATTTCGATAGATTGAGAAATTGTATGGAGAAAATTGGTATCAGTGTTTCTGAAATAATTTCTAAGGAAGTAAGCGTGGAAGATTTACTAGAAAAAATTATCACAAATGCTGATCATGAAGGTTTAATATCAGAAATAGCTGCTAAAGCCAACTTAATGAAATTGGTTCCTTGCAGTTGTGatgttaaagaaaaattgGATGATATAAATGAAAGTTTAGTCAATCCTCAAATAGAGCAACTAACTTCAGATTTAGCAGCATTGCAAGCTTCTCTAGAAAACAGTCAAGCCGAAAATGCAAAACTACAAGTAAATATTGCCACATTAAATTCTCAAAATGGTTCTCTAATATCTCAACAAATGACCTTACAATTAGCTAATAGCCAATTAGCTGcagaaaaagaagaagttaTTAAACAGTTGGACGTGTTGAAAGATAAACAAGACAATTTGTTAAGGGATCAAGTTGCTTTACAGACTCTTCATGAGCAATTAAACAGTGAGTATGAATTATTGCTTAGTGAAAGAGAACCAGTGAAAATTTCTCTTAGAGATATAAAGTTAGAAAATCGagaattgaaagaaaaaatagaaatagctGAAAAAAGATTGGCAgattttgaaatggaaagaGAAAACTTGAAAATAGAATCACGTAATTTAACAAATCTCAGGGCTGAACATTCAAAACTAAAGGACGATTTCAGAAATCTATTTACAGCTAGTGACAGACTGAAAAATGAGTATAGAAATATGCAAGAAGAATACAGAAATCTTAGGAGTGAAGTTACACAACTGAAGTTAAGAAATACTGAAATGTCCGGAGATATAAATACTAAGTTAGAAATAATAACAAGTATggaattagaaataaataaaacaaatcaacATTGTGAAATGTTGGTGCAAATGAATAAAAGCTTAGATGCTGATAGGCGATCTCTGATGGATCATGTATCTCAACTTCTGACTCAATACCACGAGTTGCTAGCACATTCTTTGAAAGACAAACAGCATTATCATGAGGAAGAAAAGATGTTTGCTGATAAAGTGAACGCCCTGTGCCGCCAGAAAGAAAAATTAGAGGAAAAGATAATGGAACATTATAAAAAGCTCGATAATTGTACAACAAAACGCCGCGGCTTTGGCGCTTCGTTTGTCAAAAGAGTTCGTAAGGCTGGTACCGATTTGATAAATAAAGTACCGTCGAGGAATAATAAGAGGATAGACGATGCGAATCGTTCCAAATCGCAGTTGACCTTAGCCGGGTCTGAATCTGGTGAATCGGATCCGGGTAGCCAAGATATTGAGAAGGTATCCAAAACTTCTGACCAAGATCCCGGATCTTCAAATCCGAGCGTGGAATCGCCTAGGCACAGTTCAGACTCTAGTTTTAGTCGAAGGTTCGAAGAGAAGCTTCTGAAGAAATCCGACAATGCCGATATTAGTGGTTCTATCCCAAGTTTGGACTCAAGGCTGACTAATGAGAACAGTTTTGTTAGACGGCTATCGACTACATCGATGCATAGTGGCGGAGGGGACGATGCACTCATAAGAGCATCTTTGAGGAGGCGACCGCATAAGAATTTGCCGTCTTCACATCGCAACAGCTATCAAGGACTGGAAGGCGACACGGGACTGCCAGCAG TGAGTACGCCTTCTCCGGTATTCGGCACGGCCGGCACTCGGCGCACCGTATACGTGGCTGACGACAATCCCGACGTCACTTTGAACTCCAAGCCGCAGAGCACCCCTATCAAAGAGAATCCGACGTATTTAGTATACAACCGGATTTCCACGGTCATCGGCGACGGCGCGTgtcaaaacattaataatagtTCAAGTGATCTTCAGAGAAATGCTTCAGACCACTCGCGCGCAGTCGACGATAACATACAAGATTCTGAGATACGACACGACAGAAGAGCTCCCAGCCGCAACGAGAAAGAGAGGGATAATTCAAAAGAGTCCGCGATATGGTACGAATATGGTTGTGTGTAA